The following coding sequences are from one Dreissena polymorpha isolate Duluth1 chromosome 8, UMN_Dpol_1.0, whole genome shotgun sequence window:
- the LOC127840509 gene encoding uncharacterized protein LOC127840509 produces MVEIGGVQIKAIIDSGSSCNIVDRKTWEFLKRNDIKCRDEPRKTELYAYGSKEPLKTAGVFWSTIVYKGVAVDDAEFVVIEGSGQSLLSCDTAMRLGVLKIVRQMETPGISDVVNNYNELFTGLGKLKGYQLEVPIDQAVTPVVQPTRRVPYQLREKLEAKIKELLDSDVIEPVSGPSKWVSPVVIIPKNDGDIRLCVDMRQANRAVQRTRTRLRHECLFDSMFRDRVFCMLDEYGCK; encoded by the exons ATGGTCGAAATTGGTGGTGTACAAATAAAGGCGATCATTGATTCCGGTTCCAGCTGCAACATTGTGGATAGGAAAACGTGGGAGTTCTTGAAACGAAATGACATAAAATGCAGGGACGAGCCAAGGAAAACAGAACTGTATGCCTATGGATCTAAGGAACCACTGAAGACTGCTGGTGTATTTTGGTCAACGATTGTTTACAAGGGTGTAGCGGTAGATGACGCAGAATTTGTTGTCATTGAGGGATCTGGACAGTCCTTATTAAGCTGTGATACAGCTATGCGACTTGGCGTACTTAAAATAGTGCGTCAAATGGAAACCCCGGGAATATCGGATGTTGTTAATAATTACAACGAATTATTTACGGGACTTGGAAAACTGAAAGGTTATCAACTTGAAGTGCCCATTGACCAGGCTGTAACACCTGTAGTGCAACCGACCAGACGCGTGCCATATCAGTTACGAGAGAAGTTGGAAGCTAAAATCAAAGAATTACTCGACTCAGATGTCATTGAACCCGTAAGTGGACCGTCGAAGTGGGTGTCCCCTGTCGTCATAATACCAAAGAATGATGGCGACATTCGACTTTGCGTTGACATGAGGCAGGCAAACAGAGCCGTACAAAGGACTAG GACACGCCTACggcatgaatgcctctttgatagcatgttCAGAGACAGAGTGTTTTGTATGCTGGACGagtacggatgtaaataa